TTTGGCAAACCATGAAATCCTGCCTTTGGCTTATATGCCCATGTATAACTTTCCTGCATGAAATAGTTCTTCTAAATTTTataatgggggggggggggggtatttCTATACTTCTATATAAGATTAAGAGTCGCAGTTCTGAAATATTattaaacaagaaaaataagattttttttaatgaagttGCACTCAGATGCACACATGTTTAAACTCACACcttgtgtttgtgtgtgtgtgaatgtattatttaaattattgttCACTGTCTGTTTAATCAGTTCAATCCTGTTTATAGTTTTGACTGAGGCACTTTAATTGCAGGTATAAAAGGCTAGAAGTTTTGTCTGCATTTACAAATGCCGTAAGTATACCACATCTCCTTTACCGCTATAGATGTTACTTTCTATCATACTGAATTGGTTGCCTGATGCTGTCAACAAGTTAAAGAATGGGGCTTGCATATAAAACTAAAATGGCATGGTCATCTAAAGCTATAGAGATAATTGGTATTGGCCTGATGGTCTTAAATCAGGTCTTCTGATTTTTTTATGAGGTTTAATAGGCTTGACAAGTTGACGTGTAATATTTAGCCCTTGCTAAAATATCCATAAAATAgttttttcatatttatttaGAAATTGCTATTCGCTTAAAATTTCATGTACTTTTGTTGAGGGATTTATCTCATAACAAGTTGTATGGTATGGCGTGATAAATGGGAAAAAATGAAGAATTGATGTGTAATACTGATTTGACTTGCTATTAGCTATCACTTTACTTGGGCAGTGCAGTTTGTAATCCTGATGTTTGATTTGCCTTTAAGTGATCACTTGTATAGGAGTAAAAATTTGGTGTGATGTGACTGTTTTAAGTAAACTGGAAAACTacttttattctttctctccTGTTTGGTATATGATATATCACATATTCATTTTCATCAGTCTCGTTTGGTACATTACATTGAATACGCTAACGTGTTGGATTTTCCTTTTCTGCTGCTTGTGTAGACAGCTGTTTCTTTTGTTTATGTCATTCTCCCTAGCAGTTGAGGCACTTCATGCATTCATACAAGATGAATCAGAGCACAAGTAAGTTTGTAGTCACAACAATTGTCTGTGTTTATTACTTCTAATTAAGTATTTTACACAGAAGATGGTTTGTAAGGATTGTAGTAGTCAACATCGGAATTGATCTATTTGGTATTTGATTGGTTGTTTATCCATATGTATGATTTCTCTTATCTATTCAATTGCAGTGTGTTTATGGTTCAAACTAAAATACATTATTGATAAGTGAAGGAAAACGATGTCCATCTACATTAAGCCAGTTGTGGGATCTCTTGACTGTATAATAGTGTATTTATTTACCTATTTTGGTACAGCAAATGAGAAGGGATAGTATTTAACATATCAAAGTGAGGGTTTTCTTGAGAGAACCAAGGTTATTGTTTAAATGAATTGGTAGCTGATGTGGGATATATTGGGACATGACTGGTTTGCGTTCATTATGATGTGTGCTAAAGGTCAGTCAATGTCTTTTATAGGGCTGTTAATAATACATGCCagattaggatttgattttgatggtTTAATGGCAAATTCAAGCAAGGAATAATTGGGGTCGATTGGGTGAGGTTTAGCGCTTTCTACCAAAGACGCTAGTctttgttgttgataaatttAAAAAGCTAATGATAGAAGATGCAAAATATGCAGCAACATAACCTAGGCATGCCTTAGGTTCGTAAGTATCACACCCAAGAAGACGAGATGAATCACcgcaaaatattttcttttgatgGCTTGTTGTATCAAGTCAAACTTTGACCAAATAGTTCACTACTTATGGCCCAAGTTAAATGACCATCCACTAATGAACATaaataaaaacttaaataatccagaaaggaaaaaaaatctggaaaatcacaaaaactaaAGCCCATAAAAATACACGGCTAAATACCACGCTTTAGGATTCCCATATCAAATGGCTGAATTTTTCAATGAGTGATTTCTAGACTTGGGTATCTTTACGTGTATGATTTCTAGATCTTGCGGCTGACTCCACCTGtacttttttgtttctttcatcATGGTTAGGGGGGTGTTTGCCTGAATTATGTTTTTCATTCTAATAATTTCATCCTTGaagttttttctttgttttattgCTTCTGACCGTGTTCTTCTTGCAGGCATTACTTGATTGTTTCTGCAGTGACCAATTTATTTGTGAATCTCATTGGTGTGTGGTTCTTCAGGAACTATGCGAGGATTAATCTTGGTTAGTATTTTTTAGATGTTTATGATTCACTTGGTTTATTCGTTTTCCCCATTTTGAATGGGATGGTTCCTTTTCACCCTAGACCTGTGATAAATATTATCTGTTTCTTCTGGAATTTATCGTGCAGCTTACAGAAACGCAGAAGACATGAATCACCACTCTGTTTTCCTACACGTCCTGGCAGATTCCATTCGCAGGTAGATATGCTTGGCTTTATCTTTATGTATGTTATTGTGCATTGTGTATGATATTAATAAATCATCACCCTTTCAATGCTAATGCATTTCCTTTCCTAAGCACAAATTCATAGGAAGCTTATATACTTTTATGGTTTCTCAGCGCAGGTCTGATAATGGCATCCTGGTTATTGTCAATTGGGTAAATATCGTTTCATTTACTGTCTTTATATTCTTGAAAGATATGGAAAATAAAAAGCTTAacggaaaaaaaagaaaagaaaagaaattgacAGTCTCCTAACCTGGTATTTCTTCAGCTATTGTAATTTGACTTATTTCTGTTTCCCTTTTTATAGGGTTCAGAATGCAGAGGTCTTGTGTTTGGGACTTGTTTCCGTAGCAGTTTTTATGCTTGCCGTGCCTCTCTTTAGGGCTACTGGTGGTATCTTGCTCCAAATGGCACCTCCTAGCATCCCAACTACTGCTTTAAACAAATGCTTGAGACAGgtaatttctttttcttggttAAAATGTGCTTTACCTCGTTTTGCTTGGGGATACTAACACTTACTTTACAGTTTACAATTTGTTAGGAACTGGCACATTTTATGCAGAAAAGATTAACAGTGTATTAATACAATGGGTTATTGATGAACtaaagtaatttttttctttcaaattttcTAAAAACACACCTTTGTCATATTTATAGATAATGTGGAGGTTCTACAAAACAATATTACACTGAAGCTGTTCTAATTTAATGTGTTTAGAAGTGTTGTAAAATTGTTGGGGAAGCTACATAATGCACTTACCAGTCACCACCTACTTGCATGTACACTTATTTTGAAATTCCTGGTTTAATAAACTAAAAGTTGTTATAGCATCACAATGTTTTGGCAAGTAAGTGTTTTTATCACAGGTCCAAtgttaatatattatattttgttCAGATTTCTGCGCTAGAAGATGTAATGGAAGTCTCCCAGGCGCGTTTCTGGGAATTGGTGCCGGGTCATGTGGTTGGTTCACTATTGATACAGGTAATTTAATATTCATTGTTTCCTTTGCCACTAGAGGGTGTTACTAGTAGTAGCAAAAACTGAAACTTGACTAGTTATTAGGTtgcagtttggaagagcttattttataatataagCATTTTAGCAGGTGTTTTGTTAAACTTGTAAAAACAACTTATAATCTACTTATTAtctgttttgagtttattttgaTAAGCTTCCTAGGTAAGCTTATGAATAATCGCTTAACTATCAATAAATTCTGAGTTTATTTCAATAAGCATTTCTAATAAACTTATGAATGAGCGATTATATGATAAGTGTTTATTGACAAAAGCAACAAAAGCAATTAAGCTGTTGTTCCAAACTCATGTCTATGGACAGGACATCCCTTGAAATATATATCTGCTGAGACAATCCTTCGCACTTTTACTAGTGCGCTCCCAAGTGAAATGTTTATCTTTTGTGAAGGGAGTAGGGACCTGAATTCCTTTTTCAATTTGTTATTATGTTAGTATGGCATGCTTTCTATCCTACCATTTAGTACTGAGTAGCTTGTGTAAATGCTTACTTTTAGTGGATTTTGCTGGCAGGTAAAGAAAGGGGTAGATGATCGCCCAATACTAGAGTTTGTGCATGGTCTATACCACGAGTTGGGCGTGCAGGACCTAACTGTGCAAACTGATGAAGCATGAGATTATCTTGACAAGTTTTATGCTAATGTTATTCTTGAGGATTGTATACACGTCAATATCATTGTTTATTAATCGTCAAGGGATAGGAACATGATTTTTTATGTGAGCGGTACTTTTTTCTTGCCAAAATTAATCAGTTCGGTTACTTGTTAACatattattgtttatttttttggtaaacaCATATTATTGTTTATATGCTTCCTtacatgatttttttcattaatatataGACAAGTTTTagaaatatttcaaataaatTTAGCCATTATTTTCTATGTTTAGTCTCTCCCTTGGTGGTTACATTGGGAGTGGCAGCAAATACATTTGCTGCATACCTGTACCGCAACATGGTTCCCGAGAATGCAAAATACTTTGCACTCTCTTTGAACTGTTCCCAGAAACACTTCCCTTCTCTGTGGTAGTAGCTTTTGCATTGCCCACATTCAAGTGCCAATCCATTGCATTGTTCATCACAGGCTTCACATGCAGTGTTCTTCCTAGTTTCTTCCACCAAAGCCAGAGGGTGGGAGTGAGTATCATATTTGAAAGTTCCTCCAAACTTCACACGCCAACACTTGCCAACAACACAATGAGTATGAGCAGCAAAGTCACAATCATCACAGAAATAGAACCATTGCTCCAATGACATTTTCTCACTGCAAATTCCACATTCATTTCCCCTCAAATCAGTTCCAGCAAAACATGTTAGCTTCAGAGGATGTTTGCCAAACACGTGCCATGCCTTATTCGGCAGAGTAGCGCATCCACAATCAATAGCGAAATCTTCACAAACATGACACACATAGACATGATTAGACTGAAGGTGACAACCTTTGCATATTCTGGGAGCGCCCGTCTTCTCTAAGTGAAGAGGGTGATTGTGACTTTCATGTTCAATTGTGTCCTTTAGAGAACCGCAACAAACATCAAGGTCGAATTGACACTCATCACAGCGATACACAAAGCCATTGCTCAGCCCTCTACATCCATCACACCTAAAAACGCCATCATATGGAGGTGCCTTGGGGAGAAGACTCAAATGGTGTATGTGAAAAGGGTGTTTCTTCGTTTTAGGCAACTCAGCACAACTTTGGTGAAGAACAAATCCACaattttcagaacaagaaaagaaaggtgATGAGGTAATAATGGGTTGGATACACCCATCACAGAGTTTAATTTTATCATCAACATTTTGCAAACTCTGTTCCTCCACGAACCTTAACAAATGTTCATGACAAAATAAACTGAAATCAATATCTTGGGATTGATCAGATTCTGTATCTACTTCATCTTTTTTTGTCGTGGTATCCCAATAATCAGCGCAGCTAGAATGAACCCAAATCTGGCAAATGGAGCAAACACACGAGAGGATCTCGCTTGCTTTCTCGCCACAAGCGTAACAAACAAATGGTGATGTTGGATTCCACAAGGAGATAAAGGCATGCTTGTGGCCATCATCAGGGTTCCACTGAGAAGCACATGCTATGTCAAGGTCAAATTTGCAAAGAGAACAATGGTAGACGAACTTGTTGAAGATACCTCTGCAAGCATCGCATATGCAGATTCCTTCGTAAGGGGGAGTTGAAAGGAGTGTAAGGTGATGTTCAGGGTGAAATGGATGTTTCTTCTTGTTTGGAAGTTCTGCACATGATTTGTGAAGAACATAGTTGCACTGGTTGCAGCAGAAGACAGGACCTGAAATTGGTTTTTCACAACCTGAGCAAAAGACTTGCTCAACATCGTTTTGATGATCCTCCTTTAACTGCAGTGGGTGGATATGGCTGAAATGTTTAATACTCTCCATCTATCTCTGCCTCTTTTGATTCTTGAttcttgagttttttttttataggcaaatgttagtaaattagtcctcccCTCAGGGTCTTTTGATTCTTGAGTATTTCGTTTATTATAAAGTTTACTTCATAGTCAAGACATTAAAGGTGATATAAATGGATATGCTCTTTCTTGTTTAACCAATTGAGAAAAAGGACATTTTCTTACTAAAGGAAGGTAAGATTTATATTCTTTGACCACTGAATTAGGATACTGCATTCTGTAAGATATGCTCATACCTTTTGGTATATCCTTTATAAACATGTATATGATGTACTCTTAAGGTTTGGAAGGTACCAAATGCTAAAATGAACAACTCAAGCAATCCTTCATCATAATGAGAGTCCACTCTCTTACTACCACAGTTTTACATTGTGGCTACTGGCTAGTGCTGTTACAAAATTATTGATGAGAATGTCAAGGATAGATAGGTCTGTACCAGTGCCAATACATGATTAATCAATTCATGCCACTATGCCAGCAACTTCTTGTCTTGATACAGCTTAGTTGAACAATTGTTCATTgtctttctttatctcttttatttttagttGCTGCTTTCTGCAGTAAcataaggaaaagaaaaaaagacacTGATATTTCCAATTTAGTGAAAATGTTGAAAAAAGAAAACGCTGTTAGCATAGTGAATATCAGTTAAAGAGCATGCGCCGGCTAATATGTGAGAGGGAATCTTTGTCTGTAAAGAACTGCTAAAATGTAGCTCCTTTGGTCACCACGCACTCCCCACAATTCCCGCCAAACCTTATTCCTTGGTTCTACAAATAAACAAGGAAAAAGTTTAATTGACAGTGGACACTTTGTTTTGAGTGGAAATGGAATGGAAACAAAACATAAATATGGagaaaagtgagagaaaataagaGAAGTGAAAGGGAAAATTTGATGAAAACAACAGGATTGGACTGGGCTTATGGATTGAATTGGATTCTGAAAGGGAAAATTTGATGAGGTCAGTTTGAATATTGGGttcaagaaaatgaaacccgAACAAAATCACATACCCAAACACAaagatttaaattaaatcattCTCATAAGTGGTTTAGACCGACCCACCaataaaacatcaaattctgcaTAAACTATGAAATCAGCCTCGTGTCCTGGACTCTCTAACATTCGTTGTTTAAACAACTCAGAAAACCATCAAAAGATAACAAAATTTGCGGTGATAACAACTTTGTTCACACTCATCATTTTTTACTTCATTTCCACTTTTACTTTTtgtttatctcttttttttcattcaattaTATCACCTATTACATATTTTTTGTCTTATCTCTTTTATCTCTACTCAATTTTCAATCAAATGGCAAGCGATGTGAGGTCAATATGAAGTGAAGAGAGAAATGTTCAAAGGACAATCCTAGAACATTTAAGTGTAATTTATATtgcaatgtaaaaaaaaattcactcaaTTTTCATGTTATGGAGCGTGAACAAAACTTTTACAGCTAGCTTTCCCATGGGAATTAGATTTCAACAactagatttcccaccccacaAATTCTGTTTTTTAATTTCCAaattattttgagattttatatTCTAAATTAATTCGGGATTTAAATTCTAAGTAATGCAAaatacaatgtaacaccccactttaaAGTGTGAAAATACTTTGAGAACTcaatttccgaaatatttcagGAATTAAGTTCCCGAAAGTGTTTAAATgaggtgacatttctaatgagtgAGGTGACAAATCCAACCCCCTTTCCGATTCCACCcaacaaagtaaaaaaaaaaaaataacatcaaTATATATGTTCAGATGAGAGGTTTACAAGTTCAAATTTGTTCACAAAAACAGAAATGGCATCAGCACAGAAGAACCAAAGTTCTGTTTCTCACTTCAGCCACCCACACCCTTTGGAACACACCACCGCACCCTCCACCACATCAAACCCAACAACATGCTCAGGCTGCAAACTAAGAGTCACCACCAACGACAACGACTATTACCGCTGCAGCAAAACCAAAACCTGCAACTTCTCTCTTCACTCTGTCTGCTACAACATGCCCTTCATCACAAACCACCCTTCTCATCCAACCCACgaccttctcctcttcctcGCACCTCCATCATTACCATCACTCAACACCTGCTTCGCGTGTAAGAATC
This is a stretch of genomic DNA from Lotus japonicus ecotype B-129 chromosome 1, LjGifu_v1.2. It encodes these proteins:
- the LOC130730705 gene encoding metal tolerance protein C2, yielding MEEAREPLSSLNGDFGFGGSDRRFAFSRQPSFQQQPPPRTPTTTIPSSDSTLRPFLSRTDSSIDIPSGVHHHHYESWIDEKTSGLVPKSSFVFAIFGSVRSGHRYMKRLFLLISLNVAYSTAELLIGLFTGRVGLVSDAVHLTFGCGLLTFSLFVMGASRNRADRDYTYGYKRLEVLSAFTNALFLLFMSFSLAVEALHAFIQDESEHKHYLIVSAVTNLFVNLIGVWFFRNYARINLAYRNAEDMNHHSVFLHVLADSIRSAGLIMASWLLSIGVQNAEVLCLGLVSVAVFMLAVPLFRATGGILLQMAPPSIPTTALNKCLRQISALEDVMEVSQARFWELVPGHVVGSLLIQVKKGVDDRPILEFVHGLYHELGVQDLTVQTDEA
- the LOC130725367 gene encoding uncharacterized protein LOC130725367, with amino-acid sequence MESIKHFSHIHPLQLKEDHQNDVEQVFCSGCEKPISGPVFCCNQCNYVLHKSCAELPNKKKHPFHPEHHLTLLSTPPYEGICICDACRGIFNKFVYHCSLCKFDLDIACASQWNPDDGHKHAFISLWNPTSPFVCYACGEKASEILSCVCSICQIWVHSSCADYWDTTTKKDEVDTESDQSQDIDFSLFCHEHLLRFVEEQSLQNVDDKIKLCDGCIQPIITSSPFFSCSENCGFVLHQSCAELPKTKKHPFHIHHLSLLPKAPPYDGVFRCDGCRGLSNGFVYRCDECQFDLDVCCGSLKDTIEHESHNHPLHLEKTGAPRICKGCHLQSNHVYVCHVCEDFAIDCGCATLPNKAWHVFGKHPLKLTCFAGTDLRGNECGICSEKMSLEQWFYFCDDCDFAAHTHCVVGKCWRVKFGGTFKYDTHSHPLALVEETRKNTACEACDEQCNGLALECGQCKSYYHREGKCFWEQFKESAKYFAFSGTMLRYRYAANVFAATPNVTTKGETKHRK